Proteins encoded within one genomic window of Formosa agariphila KMM 3901:
- a CDS encoding N-acetylmuramoyl-L-alanine amidase family protein, translating into MKHRTIHIVIVIVMLSNIVFGQVVIIDPGHGGMDSGAVGNHQQKLEKDIVLAIAKAMIEQNRMDETSGLEMYLTRYTDTLIALKDRTRLAKALKPILFLSLHCNHASNKNAIGVEVYAYSKSGRFKADAVYWGYVLEKQLTQFKNFESRGVKFENFHVLRNLVNDTPSVLLELGFLSNPDDETYLSSKKGIHQIALKINQTIKSNLRK; encoded by the coding sequence ATGAAACACAGGACGATACATATTGTAATTGTAATTGTAATGCTAAGCAATATTGTTTTTGGTCAGGTTGTTATTATTGATCCTGGTCATGGCGGTATGGATTCGGGAGCCGTTGGCAACCACCAACAAAAACTGGAAAAGGATATTGTTTTAGCTATTGCAAAGGCAATGATTGAGCAAAATCGGATGGATGAAACATCGGGCTTAGAAATGTATTTAACGCGGTATACAGATACGTTAATTGCCCTTAAAGATCGCACGCGACTAGCAAAAGCATTAAAACCCATACTCTTTTTGTCGTTGCACTGTAATCATGCTTCTAATAAAAATGCAATTGGGGTAGAAGTATATGCATATAGCAAAAGTGGAAGGTTTAAAGCAGATGCGGTCTATTGGGGCTATGTTTTAGAAAAACAGCTGACACAGTTTAAGAATTTTGAAAGTAGAGGGGTTAAGTTTGAAAACTTTCATGTGCTTAGAAATTTGGTAAATGATACGCCTAGTGTGCTTTTAGAACTCGGATTTCTATCGAATCCTGATGATGAAACTTATTTATCAAGTAAAAAAGGAATCCATCAAATTGCTCTTAAAATAAACCAAACCATTAAGTCAAACTTAAGAAAATGA